DNA from Elaeis guineensis isolate ETL-2024a chromosome 2, EG11, whole genome shotgun sequence:
ACACATATTAATCTTGATTTCCATCCTCCAGCTAAACTACTTTAccagcaagcagaaatttttgAAACTTTCTTGACTGATTCACCATCCAAGTTCCTCACAAATACGGAATTCATGGGAAGTCATCATGACCTACATAAGTGATGCAGAACTAAGTATGGATGGCCCGAAATATATGGTGGACCTAAAAAGCAAGCAAATTTTAGGGTTTGGCTCAGGTTTACTCTTGCTATCCAGATTCAGGAAGCAGGAAAGAAGTGTAAAATCAAAGGATTACCGgctaataaaagaagatttaagCCTGCCCTTGCTATTAGAGGACTGTAACAAATGTTTGAAACCCCAGAATACAAGTTTTAAGGCAAATTAGAATGATTCAATATCAGCATTAAACAGAAAGTCAGGTTGTAATCTAATAGTACTGTAGAATACAAGAACAAGAGtgcagaaaataaaataatagcaACAATCTGGAAAGAATATATCAGATTTCAACCCTAACTTGAATGATGTAGACAAAAGCAGAAACTCAGATCTGTTCAAGATGAGAATAAAATGACCATCAAAGATTATATGACATCTTTATACTAGACCATTCCAAGAAGGTGCAGGTAAGAAAAGATCTAACTGATTGTACAGATCATGTTCAAATGGGAACAAGTTCTTGGTGAATGGTGATGGACTTGTTGGCTGTATAGTTCAGTACTCGTAGATCAGAAGCACAAGTCGCATAAACCCCGTCTTTTTTATTAAAAAGTGATTTGACGAGAGAAGGGTCTACGATCAGATTCAAAAATGGGGTTGAGGGAGTGGGCCCAGAAAAAGCATCCAAAAGCAAGCCGTGCAATCCGGTTCTCTTTCCAATGACATTAGGTGGAAAGGGCGCTAAGAAGGTTTTCTTCACATAATGATGGCTTTTTCCATATATTCTTTGAATTTTAGTTATGTAAAACCGACAAAGATGCGAAAAGTCTCAAGTTTAAAAGAGGCATCGCGTttgcttctccttttttttttttaagccttCTTCTAAATTTTGGAACTAGGAGATTCTTAACATAattagggcctgtttggataaTTGGACTGAAAATCACATGGGATTCATGGATTGGGCCAGTATAACCAGCAATACAAGCTGGGCTAAACCTCTATTCATAATTACCCAAGAGTATCTTTATAGTGGGCCAGCCTAAATTCTGCTGGGAGGAAAAAAAGACCCACTAAGACCCGggatatttataaatataggcCTAGCCTAGCCAGTAACCTTATGATTTTGCTGGTTGCATGGGCCCAATCCACGAATCTCACAGGATTTTCAACCTAgtcatccaaacaggcccttagtTCATAATTTTTCTCTTTTGGTAGTAAAGGAGGATGATGCATTTCTTTTCCAatatttgacatccatttgtttaTAATGATTTCATCAACTGAATCTTGAAGTTTGAAAAAAGTACCTTGAAAGGATACCCACAGAAAGCTTATAAAATAAACATACATGTGTATGATACATGTGAATAGCTAGATCATGCGGAATATGTTAGGTTTGCCAATATTAGGTTTGGCTAAGGAGGCTTCGAGCTAAACATATTATAGTAGCAAGTTAGGTAGGTGGACGAATCTAAGCACTCAAATGGGTTTGTTATTCAGACAAAAAGTTTCCAACttaaatctatatatatatatatatatattttttttttttcatttttcatttatgaattttattatattttccattgtagttatgtaaatttttttatgttatattaCCTTTATAAAGCACTAGTGGTGTCAGATTACCACAACATTGTGCAAAAACATCACCTCCTTTTCCTagaaaaagaaaattaattatttgTAAGCGTCTGGATGCCCAATTTCCATGTATTTATGTAGTTGAAACTACATATTCCTCAAACTCTAGTTAGGTAATATTCAACAAGGATAAGGAGCGTCTCAAGTTTGAGTTAGAGGAACTGCATTTTTCCCTGTCttagattttttctaaattttggaCTAAGGATATTTCTAATACAATTagcttataaattattttttggtaGTAAATGAGCATTATGCATTTCGTTTTCAACATTTCTATGTCCATTTGATGATCATAGTTTCATGATTAGATTCTTGAAATTAGAAAACTACTTGTTCTAAAGAATGTCCATATAAAGCTTCTAAATTATGAATACAAGTATGTGCATGCATGCATTAGATCATGTTGCTTGGTCAGGTTTGCAATATCAAGTTTGGCAAGAGAGGCTTCCCAACCTAAATATATTAGATTTGCCATATTGGGTAATGATTCCATGTGGAAGATATTAGCAAGTTAGGTGGGTGATTCCCAACCTAAGCACTCAAGAGAGTTTTTATTAATGCCAAGTATTTTCAATTTAAATCAATAAATATTTTGTTatgttttatttttgtttattgtCAAATCAGCATTCagcatttttttcataatttttattatagttttagttattttttattattttacagcacCCTTATAATACCCTTGTTTTAAAGAAACTTTATTATCTGTCAGTGTTTGGATTGTTTTGATGCCCAACTCCCATGTATTTATTTGTCCAAAGCTTCCAATGCTAGTATCAATCATAAATCCAATATATTTCCCAATGAATATATAACACTGATTAGACATTCctaatgatttttcttttaaatttcttactaaaataaaagataattttatttatttggaTTCATTAAATACTTTCATTGATACTGTTaagaatattaatttatttagtcTTCTTGCAAACCATTTATTTGTTCCTCAAATATTCCATTGTCTTTGTTTTTGTTTTCAGATCGATTTTTCAATTATTTATCCTTATGATTCTACTCTGTTTCAAACCACTCCTTATCTTACTCCCATTTAACATTAGGatattctctttttccttttaatATTGATATGATCACTTAGTCTTTAGCTCATTATTTAAGTTTTACAAAGACATGCTTAGTACAAATTCttccttcatcttctttttttttttaattttaaaaatttgatatcaTTCACATCAATTTATCTTTACTTGTTATGGTAAATTTAAAAAAGACTAATTAACTTTACATGTAACTTAAATAACCATTATGAAGTATTGGAGTATATGTACAGAAATAATTGGGGTATATGTACAAAAATAATTATGCATATATTTGCATATCACTTTAGTGTTTTTTGCTTCCCCAGCGTTGCAGGAGTATTTTGATTGTTACTATATATTCGTATGAACTTCATAATGTAGTTACCTTCTCCATAAATAGATTCTTATGCCATCCACCCATCCTTCTATATAGTTGTTCAATGAGAGATGAAGATTTTATAACAAATACACTTGAGTAATTATTCCTACCAGAAAAGAAAGGCCTTTGATGATATAAGGACAACAACGTAATGAATTATGTCCAGAAACACAGCTCAGATCCATTTAAAAAATAAGTTAATCTGGTAGATTTTCTACTAAAATCAACATATTTAAAACTTTGAAGATGTATATAAATGAAAGCAGTTCTTCAAAGCCCGAATATAAGATCACTTTAAGATATTGGGTAGATTTGATTACGCTCCCAATTACATTCAAGGACCCCATGTTTAAGTATCATAAGACACAAGATTTGAGATGACTTATAGACATTGACTGGGAACACAGTTCGCAAGCTCTTACAAATTTTCTAGATCAGTGCAGTTTGCACCAAAATAATGAGCTCCGCAACTTAATATTTTTACATAATTACTACAAAAATGTAAaacataatcataaatttgtaaACCATTGTATATATCATATAGTAATAGCATATAACGTAATTTCCCATCTGACAATGTGTCAATAAGTTGTGTTCATTTGGATGCTGGAGCATTTTATCCAGCAATAAGATTCTGTTCTAATCTTATATAACCAAAAACTTAAAagagtttgaagagatgttgtacAACCTGGAGGACATTTTAACCATAATGAGATACTTTTATTCAGAGCAGCTGGCACAAAGAAAATCACCTCTGAAGTCAAACACACAATCACAATTTCAGCTTCTTACATAAGCTTTGCAACTGTAGCCTTTGGAATGGTTACATCAAACTTTCAGTTTCTTCAGTAAATGATTCCATGGACAACAAAAGGCTCTGTTGCCTCAGCTGAAGTAATTCAGTGAGAAAGATTTGACACCAAACGTCCAGACTATAGCATTGACCAGTCTTGTccgatgaaaaataaatactaTGATATGTAGAATCAATCACCAAAATACAGCTATGAATAGGATACAAGCAATAAAAAAAGATGTGTTACAGTCAAAGAACACCAAGATTAAGACTAAGATGGCGATGCAACGGAGATCAGAACAGGCTGAAAATGGAATTACCATTGACAATatttataccataatgttgaacaTGATTGTGATCAGATCACGTTCTCCATTTGATAGGATTTGACTGGGGTGAAAGAACACATAAATTTGTACCAAAAAAgagtttatttttaatttatggaAACCAATAACAGGAATGAGCCAGGATATGATTGTAAAAGCACGTCAAGATTTATGTAAACATGTCAAGATTGTAAAAGCAACTGAGATTGAAATTAGCTTGAGATTGCAAAGCGCTAACTGCTATATCAGGACATCGATATACAAAGTTTACTCATAAAGATGATTTATTAATGACAAAAAATATTCTCAAGGAGACAGAcaacatatgtgtgtgtgtgtgtgtctatgttAAAGATCACATGGACAGAAGACCATTTTTAAGATTGAAAATACAaagtacagaaaaaaaaaaaagctacaaTAAAACAACCAGATAAGCATTCTAAGAAGCTAACGGACCCAAAGGATAGCTCTGATATTTATCTAGAACTATTCAGCGACAAGCAACATGATGCAAATCAATCCTGTTCTCTGTCGTAATAGACTAATTGCTAATTCCGATATTTAGGCTTACAGATAAATTAGCATAAAGTGATACATAAAAAGTAGAAAGACACCAAAATCAATGTAATCCATGATTGAACACATCAAGAAGCATGTTGTGACAGAAATGAAGCAAAGTCTCCCAAATCCCCCATGGCTCCTTACAGATCACATAAACCAAAACTGCTTCTAGACAGCAGAAAATTAAGATCTTAAGTGCATACTAATGGGTTAAAGAATTACTTTCAACGACGAGCAGTGATTCGATGCATCTCCATTAGTTGATTGAGGGAGACCGCACTCCACCTCTCACCCTCCTGTACTTGTGCAAAAAGCAGTTGTTTCACAGAATCTATGCAAATGCTCACGTTGCCAAATCCATAGACTGGAAGACCATTGTATGATCTACCAGGTTTTGGCACAAAAATCAACCCTTTCTCTATTGCATAAGCCTCAATAAATTCTTTAAAGCTTGTTTCTGGTGGTGCACTGCCTCCACCGTTCACATGAATGTTTGAAGATGTTGCAGCTTGCTGTTGGGCCTCGAATTGCCTCCTCTCTGTCACTCTTAAATAGCTCACATTCTCTCGAGCACCAGGTTGCACAACCTCCATTCCCTCCACTGCTTGGTTCATCATGTCTAAACCCGTACTTAGTAGAACACGAATCCGCTCATTGGCAAGTAATTCCGGAGGGAAAAGCCCCTTCCAGCCTATATACCACTGCATAACTTCATTAAAATCAGGATTCGAGCATAGCCAGTGGTATAGAACCTGCTGCCACTTGCTGAAAAATTCGACCTCCAACAAATGAACCATATGGTGAATCGGGATTGCAGCTGCCCACATCATTACCCAGTTAAACTGATCGAGTCTCTGATTAGCAGGGTTTATTTGAAATTCCTGCAATGCAATTTTCAACTTCGGTACTATGTAGCGTACAATAAGGTGCTCCCAGCTAGCTGCATCAAACACATCCTTCCATGGAGACAGAATAGCATAAGCTGATGCATCACTTGCATGCCACGCATGAAGAACATTACCCAGCTTGTAGCGTATCGTGTGATAGAGAGCTTCCAATCTCTGTCCCAGCAGTGGAAGCCATGGGTGTATCCAAACATGGATGGGGACAGTCTCTCGGCGAGGATCCCATGAATCCACAGCGGCTGTCAGTTTTGGCATGACCACATTCTCTAAAATGGATTGAAGAACCACTGGAGGTAGCAGCCGTTCCCAAGCCTCCAAGAACCGAAGCATTGGCTCTGGGTCCCTAGCCTGCCAAGTGTTGGTTCCCGATATCCTCACTGCAGGGAAAACAACCTCATTGACCAGCTGGGCATAGGGTGAAGTGGTCAATGCATTGTCCGaataatcaaatggctgatccCCCTGCAACAAATCCCTCCAAGAGGACATGAGATTCCATCCATGTGATGGGTTCTGCAGCGGCTCCCAGCCCTGAAACACCCGGATCAGCAACGGGTATGCAAATGAACAGGCAATGCATGAAAGGTTGCACAACGTGTAATCCTCTTCATACTGATCCTTGAGATCGCTGAACGTTTTCAGTAATGAATCCAGCGTCAAGGCTCCCGAAACG
Protein-coding regions in this window:
- the LOC105033518 gene encoding septin and tuftelin-interacting protein 1 homolog 1 — protein: MDDDYQGMERFGMENDFEGGQWIDGEFYYRRRKERAPQTRDDAIYGTFAVGSSDSDSDGGGSRRSRKRRRGDLISKPDLSKPVHFVSTGTVMPSQEIDRNLEEDAHNPPADKPNPSQGLGYGLGFRADSKDMENGAGEVEEEDEDNFLPTAFGRKIKEGAQRRQKEKEMERQREKEGSKSTRKSLGRRDVTGTEDIGKFENHTKGIGMKLLKLMGYKEGSGLGKNKQGIVAPIEAKLRPKNMGMGFNDYKEAKLPVLEEAVPQEKAAANSVAVGRSREKRWLKQKQGKNKAEILSAEELLAKKQEQGIEVVQKVLDMRGPQVKVLTSLENLNAEEEAKESEVPMPELQYNVRLIVDTTEVDIQRLDRDLRREREKVVSLQREKEKILKEEARQRQQLQVLERIAGVLEKVREENVSGALTLDSLLKTFSDLKDQYEEDYTLCNLSCIACSFAYPLLIRVFQGWEPLQNPSHGWNLMSSWRDLLQGDQPFDYSDNALTTSPYAQLVNEVVFPAVRISGTNTWQARDPEPMLRFLEAWERLLPPVVLQSILENVVMPKLTAAVDSWDPRRETVPIHVWIHPWLPLLGQRLEALYHTIRYKLGNVLHAWHASDASAYAILSPWKDVFDAASWEHLIVRYIVPKLKIALQEFQINPANQRLDQFNWVMMWAAAIPIHHMVHLLEVEFFSKWQQVLYHWLCSNPDFNEVMQWYIGWKGLFPPELLANERIRVLLSTGLDMMNQAVEGMEVVQPGARENVSYLRVTERRQFEAQQQAATSSNIHVNGGGSAPPETSFKEFIEAYAIEKGLIFVPKPGRSYNGLPVYGFGNVSICIDSVKQLLFAQVQEGERWSAVSLNQLMEMHRITARR